The Manihot esculenta cultivar AM560-2 chromosome 11, M.esculenta_v8, whole genome shotgun sequence genome includes a region encoding these proteins:
- the LOC110626416 gene encoding L-ascorbate peroxidase 3 isoform X1 → MALPVVDTEYLKDIDKARRNLRALIAYKNCAPIMLRLAWHDAGTYDKNTKTGGPNGSIRNEEEYTHGANSGLKIALDFCEEVKAKHPNITYADLYQLAGVVAVEVTGGPSIDFVPGRKDSKVSPKEGRLPDAKKGPPHLRDIFYRMGLSDKDIVALSGGHTLGRAHPERSGFDGPWTTEPLKFDNSYFVELLRGETEGLLKLPTDIALVEDPQFRPYVELYAKDEDAFFRDYAVSHKKLSELGFAGSSSGSKAIVKNSTVLAQSAVGVVVAAAVVIVSYLYEVRKKLN, encoded by the exons ATGGCGTTACCGGTGGTTGATACAGAGTACCTGAAGGATATCGACAAGGCTCGTCGCAATCTTCGTGCTCTCATTGCCTACAAGAACTGCGCTCCCATCATGCTCCGCTTAGC GTGGCACGATGCAGGGACTTATGATAAGAACACAAAAACTGGTGGGCCTAATGGCTCCATAAGGAATGAAGAGGAATACACTCATGGTGCCAATAGTGGGTTGAAGATTGCACTTGATTTTTGTG AAGAAGTGAAAGCTAAACATCCCAACATTACTTATGCTGACTTATACCAG ctCGCTGGTGTCGTTGCAGTTGAGGTCACTGGAGGCCCATCCATTGATTTTGTTCCCGGCAGAAAG GATTCAAAAGTTTCTCCCAAGGAAGGGCGACTTCCAGATGCTAAAAAAG GTCCACCACATTTAAGGGATATCTTTTATCGGATGGGCCTGTCTGACAAGGATATAGTGGCACTCTCGGGGGGTCATACTCTG GGAAGGGCGCATCCAGAGAGATCAGGTTTTGATGGCCCTTGGACCACAGAGCCTCTGAAGTTTGATAACTCATATTTTGT GGAATTGCTGAGAGGGGAGACAGAGGGACTGTTGAAACTCCCAACAGACATTGCTCTGGTGGAAGACCCTCAATTTCGTCCTTATGTTGAGCTGTATGCGAAG GATGAGGATGCATTCTTTAGAGACTACGCAGTGTCACATAAGAAACTTTCAGAATTAGGATTCGCTGGAAGTTCCTCTGGCTCCAAAGCAATTGTTAAGAACAGCACCGTGCTGGCACAAAGTGCAGTTGGAGTTGTAGTTGCTGCTGCTGTGGTGATTGTTAGCTATTTATATGAAGTTCGCAAGAAATTgaattag
- the LOC110626416 gene encoding L-ascorbate peroxidase 3 isoform X2 has protein sequence MALPVVDTEYLKDIDKARRNLRALIAYKNCAPIMLRLAWHDAGTYDKNTKTGGPNGSIRNEEEYTHGANSGLKIALDFCEEVKAKHPNITYADLYQLAGVVAVEVTGGPSIDFVPGRKDSKVSPKEGRLPDAKKGPPHLRDIFYRMGLSDKDIVALSGGHTLGRAHPERSGFDGPWTTEPLKFDNSYFVELLRGETEGLLKLPTDIALVEDPQFRPYVELYAKLKIKSCLE, from the exons ATGGCGTTACCGGTGGTTGATACAGAGTACCTGAAGGATATCGACAAGGCTCGTCGCAATCTTCGTGCTCTCATTGCCTACAAGAACTGCGCTCCCATCATGCTCCGCTTAGC GTGGCACGATGCAGGGACTTATGATAAGAACACAAAAACTGGTGGGCCTAATGGCTCCATAAGGAATGAAGAGGAATACACTCATGGTGCCAATAGTGGGTTGAAGATTGCACTTGATTTTTGTG AAGAAGTGAAAGCTAAACATCCCAACATTACTTATGCTGACTTATACCAG ctCGCTGGTGTCGTTGCAGTTGAGGTCACTGGAGGCCCATCCATTGATTTTGTTCCCGGCAGAAAG GATTCAAAAGTTTCTCCCAAGGAAGGGCGACTTCCAGATGCTAAAAAAG GTCCACCACATTTAAGGGATATCTTTTATCGGATGGGCCTGTCTGACAAGGATATAGTGGCACTCTCGGGGGGTCATACTCTG GGAAGGGCGCATCCAGAGAGATCAGGTTTTGATGGCCCTTGGACCACAGAGCCTCTGAAGTTTGATAACTCATATTTTGT GGAATTGCTGAGAGGGGAGACAGAGGGACTGTTGAAACTCCCAACAGACATTGCTCTGGTGGAAGACCCTCAATTTCGTCCTTATGTTGAGCTGTATGCGAAG TTGAAGATAAAGTCATGCTTGGAATAG